In a genomic window of Patescibacteria group bacterium:
- a CDS encoding phosphatase PAP2 family protein, with the protein MNKLVFIDHQIFDFMNSFAGQNYILDRIFSITAFYFVYSVPVILLFCWFYSDDLKKASFKAFFAGMLAWFGVSNLVGSLYFRPRPFIADEQIKELLFHRPDRSFPSDHAALLFAIAFTFWFLGYRKLGLGFFAISVAVVIMRIVVGIHYPADVAAGTLIGLAMAVLVLILNKQLDHLVAPIIRIAKKVKLG; encoded by the coding sequence ATGAACAAATTGGTTTTCATCGACCATCAAATTTTTGATTTTATGAATAGTTTTGCCGGCCAAAATTATATTTTAGACCGGATATTTTCAATTACGGCTTTTTATTTTGTTTATTCGGTGCCGGTAATTTTATTATTTTGCTGGTTTTATTCTGATGACCTAAAAAAAGCTTCTTTTAAAGCTTTTTTCGCGGGAATGTTAGCCTGGTTTGGAGTTTCAAATTTAGTCGGTTCATTATATTTTCGACCCAGACCCTTTATTGCAGATGAACAAATCAAAGAATTGCTTTTTCACCGTCCAGATCGATCTTTTCCATCCGATCACGCGGCATTATTATTTGCAATCGCTTTCACCTTTTGGTTTTTAGGATATCGAAAACTTGGTTTAGGCTTTTTTGCGATTTCGGTGGCAGTTGTTATAATGAGGATAGTGGTAGGAATTCATTATCCAGCAGATGTCGCGGCAGGCACACTAATTGGATTAGCGATGGCAGTTTTGGTTTTAATTTTAAATAAGCAATTAGATCATTTAGTCGCGCCGATTATTAGGATTGCCAAAAAGGTAAAATTAGGATGA